A region from the Palaemon carinicauda isolate YSFRI2023 chromosome 9, ASM3689809v2, whole genome shotgun sequence genome encodes:
- the LOC137646476 gene encoding uncharacterized protein gives MHFCGYNLSRDGISADQQKVGAIKDFPNSANLTDLSSFIGLVNQLAEFTPDIAIAAQPLRPLMSPKRTSVWISDHDEAFQCAKLALTCPPVLVLFDPDLPVILQTDASRFNDIEYALL, from the coding sequence ATGCACTTCTGCGGGTACAATCTCTCAAGAGATGGCATTTCAGCTGATCAGCAGAAAGTCGGTGCCATCAAGGATTTTCCGAACTCTGCTAACCTGACAGACCTTAGTTCATTCATCggattggtcaaccagttagcGGAGTTTACGCCTGACATCGCCATTGCAGCCCAACCTTTACGTCCCCTGATGAGCCCCAAGAGAACATCTGTCTGGATCTCCGACCATGATGAAGCATTTCAATGCGCCAAGTTAGCTCTCACCTGTCCCCCAGTTCTCGTcctctttgacccagacctaccTGTGATTCTTCAAACGGATGCTTCACGCTTCAACGACATTGAATATGCTCTCTTGTAG